The following is a genomic window from Flavobacterium sp..
TGAAGCAGAAATCAAAAGATTAGCGATCAGAGCTCGTGATGGACAAATTACAGTCGATGAAATGACAGGTGGAACATTCACAATTTCAAATGGTGGTGTTTTCGGAAGTATGTTATCAACACCAATTATAAATCCTCCACAATCTGGTATTTTAGGAATGCATAATGTGGTAGAAAGAGCTATCGTTAAAAACGGTCAAATCGTAATTGCGCCAGTTATGTACGTTGCCTTATCATACGACCACAGAATCATCGACGGACGTGAGTCAGTTGGGTTCTTAGTAGCAGTGAAAGAAGCATTAGAAAATCCAGCAGAATTATTAATGGGCGGAAATGTGAAAAAAGCGTTAGAATTGTAATTAGTCAAATAACCTACAAGGTCTAAAAGCTTTGTAGGTTATTTAATATTATAGAATTATATATTTACTATGAACATTCACTAAAAATTTTACAATTTGGCGAATATTCATTAATAGTGAATTTTTTATTTGGCATCGTATTTGTATGTAAAAAATAGTTATATTTACACACTATATTAGTTTCGCATGAAAAAAAAATACTTTTATACTATTTTTATTTTAACTCTTTTGTTCTCTTTCAAGCTGCAAGCACAAGAGAGCAAATTTTCTAGTGCAACAAAAACGCAAGAACCTACTATTGAAGGACTTACTATTTATCCAAACCCAACGAACTCTGGTAAAATTTTTATTACTACTAAATCTTCTTTAGACAAAAAAGTAGAAATTTTTAATGTTTTAGGGAAAAGGGTTCTTGAATCAGTTACTACCTCAAAAGAAGTAAATGTAAGTCATTTAGAAGCCGGTGTTTACATCATTAAAATTAAAGAAGGAGAAGCTTCTGCTACTAGAAAACTAATTATCAATTAGTTAATTAAATTCATATCTATTATTTAATTTTAAGTTAACAACTAAATAATAGCATAAAACTTAAAAACTAATTATCTTTGTACCATAATTTAACTTTATAAAAATGAAAAAACTTTACACTTTATTATTAATAGCAGTAAGTACTTTGTCTTTTGGGCAGATACTTTCTGAAGATTTTAATTACGCAGACGGCGCTCTTCTTACAGCAAACGGATGGACTGCTTTTAGTGGAGCAGGTACCAATGCTTTAGATGTTGGTACATCAAACGGTTTAACTTATACTGGATACTCAGGCACCACTGGTATAACTGGCGCAGTTGTTGGAAACGCTGCAAGATTAGATAATACTGGAGAAGATGCCCAAAAAACATTCACTGCAGTAACATCAGGAAGTTTATACTATTCATTTCTAATTAATGTTACAGATGGAACAGCAGGATACTTTGCTGGTTTAAATACAACAGGTAGTACTTTTGGAAATAGACTTTGGGTTAAACCATCAACTACAGTTGGAAAAGTAAACTTTGGAATGTCAAATACTGGAACAGGAACCTATGGCACTACAGATTTTGATATTAATACTACCTATTTAATTATTGTTAAATATGATGTTACAGCCTCAGGTGCAGCTAGTATGTGGGTAAAACAAGCAGGTGTTCCTGCTAATGAAATTGGCGCAGGCACACCAGAAGTTACAACAACTGGTTCAGGTTCTGCTACAATATCTGGTTTCTTTTTAAGACAACCTGCAACAGCACAAAACATTACAATTGACGGTATCAGAATTTATTCTACTTGGTTTGGCGCTACACCTTGTGCCTTAGCATTAGCAGCAGAAACAACAACTTGTGATGCTATTACATTAAACATTGATACCTATAGTGTTTCTATCCCATTTACAGGTGGAGGTACAGGATCTTATACTTTAGTAGCTTCAACTGGGACAGTTGGTGGTGATAATCCATCTACCACAGCTACTGGAACTATCACAATTAGTAATATTCCAGAAGGAACAAATGTAACATTATCTGTTACTGGAGCTTGTACACTATCTAAAACTATTACATCACCAGAATGTAAACCTATAAATACTTTACCATTGAACGAATCTTTTCCATATACTGTAGGAAATTCTTTAAATGCTGAACAAAAATGGACTATTGTTAATACAGGTGATAATATTTTAATTGAAGCTGGAAATTTATCTTACACAGGTATTACTCCTTCTGGAAATTCTGTGTCATTTATTGGAACAGGAGCTGAATCTAGAACTCCGTTTACAGACACAACAAGTGGAACAATTTACGCTTCATTTTTAGCAAAAGTAACTGATATTTCTGGAATCACTGTTGACTTAACTAGTAACTATTCTGCTTTATTTACAACTAATTCAGGTGTTTCTACAAATGCAAGAGTTTGGATGAGAAAAAATGGAACGCAATACCAATATGGACTTGGAACAGCTGCTTCACCAACTGATTGGGATACTAATTTATATGATACAAATACTACGCAGTATTTAGTATTAGGTTATAATTTTACTACTAATTCATTGTCGTTATTTGTTAATCCAACAATAGGCGGTTCAAATGTTGCTCCAACAGTTAGTGTTACCATGGCTGCTCCATTAACAAGTATAAGTGGATTTATGTTAAGACAAGAAGCTGCAAATACTACACCAGGTATGACAATTGACGAATTAACAATCGACACAACTCCAAACTTTACTTTATCTTCATCATCATTTGACAACATCAATGGTTTAACAATGTATCCAAACCCAGTATCTGGAGGCACATTAAACTTTACTTCTGCAGCTAATGCAGCTATGTCTGTTCAAATATTTGATTTATTAGGCAAAGAAGTTTTAAAATCTAATGTAGTAAACAACACTGTAAACGTGGCTAAATTAACAGCTGGTGTTTATGTAATTAAAATTACAGAAGAAGGTAAAACAGCTACTAGAAAATTAGTTATTAAGTAATTAATTTTAAATTATATTAAAAGCATCAACGAAAGTTGGTGCTTTTTTATTTAAGACCATTTTGTTTGCTATTTTTGTACCATGATTTCACAAGAAGATATTTTCCAAATTAACTCGAAAAAAGAATTTGAAAAAATTACTTTAAAAGTATTTCGTCATCAGTACGATACTAATTTGGTGTACCAACAATTTTGTAACTTCTTGAAGAAAGACAAAAACAATGTGAAATCAATAACTGAAATTCCATTTTTACCCATTCAGTTTTTTAAAAGTCATAACGTTTTAAGTTCTTCTGAAACAATTCAGCAAACGTTTACAAGTAGCGGCACCACCCGAATGCAAACCAGTAAACATTTAGTTACCGATGTAAGTTGGTACGAAATGAGTTACCGTTTAGGCTTTTCAGAATTCTATGGAAACATTGAAGATTATTGTGTTTTAGCCTTACTTCCCTCCTATTTAGAGCGCGATGGTTCTTCGTTGATATATATGGTAGAAGATTTAATTCAAAGTAGTAATCACGAAGATTCTGGATTTTATTTAAACAACTACGATGAATTAATTTCTAAATTGATTGAATTGGATAATTTAGGTCAGAATGTGATTTTAATTGGAGTTACATATGCTTTGTTAGATTTAATTGAGAAGCAAAAATTCAAATTAAAAAACACTATCATCATGGAAACGGGTGGTATGAAAGGCAAACGAAAAGAAATGATTCGTGAAGAATTACACACTATTTTACGCGAAGGATTTGGCGTTTCTAAAATCCATTCCGAATATGGCATGACGGAATTACTTTCGCAAGCGTATTCTCTTGGCGATGGCGTTTTTGAATGTCCGCCATGGATGCAAATTCTAATTCGTGATACGGAAGATGCACTAACATGCGTTTCCGAAGGAAAAACGGGCGGAATTAACGTGATTGATTTAGCTAATATCAATTCGTGCTCCTTTATTGCTACGCAAGATTTGGGCAAAAAAAATCCCAACCATTCGTTTGAAGTGTTGGGACGTTTTGATCATTCTGATATTCGTGGTTGTAATTTGATGGTTATTTAACCTTAATTACATAATAATTTTTCTTTCCTTTTTGTAATAATAAGAATTGATTGTTGATTAAATCTTCTTTCGTGATGATTTTATCTTCTCCTACTTTCTCTTTATTCAAAGAAATCGAGTTTTGTTTCAATTCTCTACGCGCATCACTATTAGAAGCTAAGAAATTTGTTTTTGCTGCTAATGCGGCAATCATATCTATACCTGCGTTCAAATCTTCCATCGAAATTTCTGCTTGAGGAACACCATCAAACACTTCTAAAAACGTTTTTTCATCTAACTTTTTCAACTCATCCATTGACGGACTAAAAAAAGCATTTGAAGCAGCAATTGCATTTTCTAAATCTGCTGCAGAATGTACCATAACCGTAATTTCTTCTGCCAAACGTTTTTGTAATGCTCTTAAATGAGGCGCTTCGTTGTGTTCAGCAATTAATTTTTCAATCGTTTCTTTATCTAGGAACGTGAAAATTTTAATATACTTTTCAGCATCTACATCAGTAGAATTTAACCAAAATTGATAAAATTTATAAACCGAAGTTTTGTCAGCATCTAACCAAACATTACCACCTTCCGATTTACCAAATTTAGAACCGTCAGCTTTTGTAATTAATGGGGTTGTTAACGCGAATGCTTTTGATTTCTCCTCGTTACCAACATTCATTCTTCTTACCAATTCTGTACCCGTAGTAATGTTACCCCATTGGTCACTTCCACCCATTTGAAGTAAACAATTATGGTGTTTATTCAAATGATAAAAATCGTAGCCCTGAATTAATTGATAGGTAAATTCGGTAAAACTCATTCCTTCAGCCCCTTCTTCTCCGCTTAAACGCTTTTTTACAGAATCTTTAGACATCATGTAGTTAACGGTAATACGTTTTCCAATATCACGTGCAAAATCAATGAATGAAAAATCTTTCATCCAATCGTAATTATTTACTAGAATTGGTGCATTTTCATCTTTCTCATCAAAATCTAAAAAGCGAGATAAAACTCTCTTAATTCCCTCTACATTATGATTCAAAGTAGCTTCATCTAACAAATTTCTTTCATTAGATTTTCCAGAAGGATCACCAATCATTCCAGTTGCTCCACCCACAAGCGCAATGGCTTTATGGCCCGATTTTCTCAAGTGCATTAATAAAATAATTTGCACTAAACTTCCAATATGTAAAGAGTCTGCCGTTGGATCAAAACCAATATAAGCTGTAGTAGCTTCTTTTAGTAATTGCTCTTCTGTTCCAGGCATCATATCATGAAACAAACCTCTCCAACGTAATTCTTCTACTAAATTCTTCATTTTGCGATTTAATTTTGGCAAAGATAACTTTTAGTTTAAAAGTTTAAAAGTTTGAAGGTTTAAAAGTTAGTCCGTTTTTAAAAGATTTGCTATTTTTACGTCATGATTTTAGTCACAGGAGCAACAGGTTTAGTAGGTTCGCATTTGTTAGTGCAACTTCTTCAAGAAAATGAGGCAGTAAAAGCGCTATTTCGTTCTGAAAAACAAATTGAAAAGACAAAGAATGTATTTTCTTTTCATAATCAATTAGAGCTTTTTGATAAAATTAATTGGGTAAAAGGTGATATTACCGATATTCCGTCGTTAGAAATTGCTTTTGAAAAGGTTACACATGTATATCATTGCGCTGCTTTGATTTCGTTTGATCCTAGGGACGAAGACGAGCTTAGAAAAATCAATATTGAAGGAACTGCCAACATTGTAAATTGTTGCATTGATTTTGGCATCAAAAAACTTTGTCATGTAAGTTCGATTGCCGCTTTAGGAAACCCAAAAGAACACGAAACTACTATCACAGAAGAAACCGAATGGAATCCTGAAGAATTGCATAGTGATTACGCCATTACGAAATATGGTGCCGAAATGGAAGTATTTCGCGGCCATCAAGAAGGCTTAGAAGTGGTAATTGTGAATCCGGGTGTGATTTTTGGTTACGGTTTTCCAAAAAGAGGTAGCGATGTAATTATTCAATCTGTTAGGAGAGGAACTTCATTTTACACTAAGGGCTTTGTTGGAATTGTTTTTGTAGATGACGTAACCAAATGCATGATGCAACTTATGAAAAGTGACATCAATGGAGAACGTTTTACACTTGTTGGTGAAAATATAGAAGTTAAAAAACTGCTTAAATTTATTGCTAAAGAAATAAACGTAAAAAGTCCTTCTATAAATGCCACGAAGTCAATGACATCAATTGCTTGGCGATTAGATTGGTTAATTTCAAAAATTGCGAATCGCAAAAGGAAAATAACTCGAAATACAGCTGCCGCATTGCATGAAACTTTAATTTACGATACTTCAAAAATTAAATCGGAATTCGAATTTGAATTTCAAGAAAAAGAAGAGTATTTAAAAACTATTCTGAAACACTAAAGCTTTTTTTTACATCATCTGATGCATTTGTTGCTTTAGTTGTATCATTCATTTTCTTTTGTTCTAAATCTAATCTTTCAATTACTTTTTTATAGATTTTTTTATATTTTCTTGAATCTGAAGCATAATAGCGTTGATTTTGACTGTAGGTTATACTGTCAATTTTATACTTTTTAAAAACATACTGATTAGCATTAATATTCGCCTCTGCTAATTTATAAGGCATATTACCATCCGCTGCTTGTAAAATTGCAATATCAAAAATAATATCAACCATTACTTCCTCATCCAATAAATTTTCGGGTTTGGGTGCTGGATTCTTAGAACAAGAAAACAACAATAAGCTTACAAATAAAAATAGCAGTGGTTTCATTATAAATTTCTTTCAAATAATAATCGTTGGCCTACTTTAGTGTCTTTTACTTTACCATTTTGATAAACTAATTTCCCATTTACAAAAGTATGTGTCACGCGCGATTTAAAGTTATATCCCTCAAACGGAGACCAGCCACATTTTGCAATAATATTTTCTTTTTTAACATTCCACGGTAAATATGCATTTACAATTGCTATATCAGCATAATAACCTTCTCGAATGAATCCTCTTTTTTCAATTTGAAAAATTTTAGCTGGATTGTGACACATTTTTTCAACAATCTTTTCTACCGAAATTTTTCCTTGATGATGCGCTTCAAACATAGCTACAACAGCATGTTGAACTAAAGGACCACCAGAAGGACAGGTTAAATATGGATTGCTTTTTTCTTCAAGCGTATGAGGTGCATGATCTGTTGCTATTACATCAATTCTATCATCTAATAAAGCTTTCCATAATGCATCTTTATCTGCTTGAGATTTTACAGCTGGATTCCATTTAATCAAGGAGCCTTTTATTTCATAATCAGCATCTGTAAACCATAAATGATGAATACATACTTCCGCTGTAATTTGCTTTTGTTCTAATGGAATTTTATTGGTAAATAAATCTAATTCTTTTGCTGTAGATATATGGAATACATGAAGTCTAGCTCCTGTTTTTTTTGCTAAAGCAATTATTCTTTCTGTAGACACATAACAAGCTTCAACACTACGTATTTCTGGGTGTTTATCAACTGGAATATCTTCCCCAAAAACTTCTTTAAACTTTGCTAAATTATTTTTAACTATAGTTTCATCTTCGCTGTGAACAGCAATTAACAACTTAGTACTTGTAAATATCTTTTCTAATGAAGCTGAACTATCAACAAGCATATCGCCAGTAGACGATCCTAAAAAAAGTTTTAATCCAGCTACATTTCTAGGATTTGTCTTTAATATTTCTTCTAAATTATCATTAGTACCTCCCATCATAAATGAATAATTCGCATACGATGTTTTAGCGGCAATTTGATATTTATCTTCTAAAAGTTCTTGCGTAACAGCATTAGGAACTGTATTTGGTTGCTCAATAAACGAAGTTATTCCACCAGCTACAGCAGCTTTACTTTCAGATTCGATAGTTCCTTTATGAGTAAGACCAGGTTCTCTAAAATGCACTTGGTCATCAATAGCGCCAGGAATTACATAACTTCCTTCGGCATCAATAATAACACAGTCAGATGATTTTACACTAATTTTTTCTGCAATTTCTTTAATGAATTCATTTTCAATTAATATATCCCCATCAAAAACAACACCCTCATTTACAATTTTGGCATTTCTAATTAAATATGTATTGGCACTCATTATAATCTATTAAATATTTTACGTAGTCTCAACATTATTACTCCAACAACGGCTTCACGAATAATTCCACCGCTCATTTTTGATTGTCCTTTTGTTCTATCTGTAAAAATGATAGGAACCTCAACAATAATGAATTTATTTACAAAGGCACGATATTTCATTTCTATTTGAAACGCATACCCCACAAATTTTATTTTATCTAGATTAATTTTTTCTAATACAGTTCTTCTGTAACATTTAAAACCTGCTGTTGCATCCGCAATTTTCATTCCAGTTATCATTCTCACATAAACTGAAGCAAAATAAGATAACAGAACTCGACTTAAAGGCCAGTTTACAACATTGACGCCATTTGAATATCGAGAACCGATAGCAACATCCGCACCATTTTCACAAGCTGCTAACAACTTTTCCAAATCATTCGGATTGTGTGAAAAATCGGCATCCATTTCAAAGATATAATCATATTCATGAGAAAGCGCCCATTTAAAACCTGCTACGTATGCCGTTCCTAATCCTGATTTTTTCATTCGAATCTTCAAATGCAACTGCGAAGGAAATTTTTGCTGCATCTCTTTTACTTTTGCTGCCGTTCCGTCAGGAGAATTATCATCCACTATTAAAACATCAAAAGGCGTTTTTAAAGCAAAAACTGCTTTTATAATCGCTTCAATATTTTCAATTTCGTTAAAAGTTGGAATTATAACAATACCCTGAGCCATAAAAAAATCTTCTATTTAACTGCAAAAATAAACTATTTCTTGTAGACAATTCTTAATAATTTTATAATAATGAAAATGACACTATTTTTTGTAAATTTGCGCTGATATGTTAGCAATTCAATTACACGACCGAATTATTGAAAGCAAAGATTGGGCCACCATTTTGTTTATGGTTTGCTTGGCTATCATTGCAGTTAACAAAACCATATCTTCAGTACGTTTTAACGAATTTGTTCGCTTGGCTTATTCCGATAAATACACAAAAATTTACAGAGACAGTAGTAATCTAATGAGTGGGTTTACCATTTCAATGTTTGTCTTGCAATTGATTTCATTTTCTTTTTTCACTTTGTTGGTATTGAACCAATTTAATAAAGCTGAAAAAACAGACTTAATTGTTTACATCCAAATCTTAACATTTTTAAGTGTTTTTATTCTTTCTAAATATTTAATAGAAAAAATAATTTCAACTGCCTTCAAAATTGAAGAATTTAGTGAACAATTCAATTTACTTAAGGTGAATTATAGAGCATATTTTGGATTTATTTTGTTACCTGTGAATATCATTTTGTATTATAATTCTTTAAATTCAAACTGGTTCTTTTGGGCTTTATTAATTACCTTAATCAGCATAAACATAATTACTTACTTAGTTGTTTTGAAATTGTATCAAAATTTATTATTACGTAAAATATTTTATTTTATTTTATATCTTTGCACCCTTGAAATAGCACCTTACTATTTCATTTATAATTGGTTTACAAAAAATTAGAGAGAAATTATGTCAAATTTGAAAGTGAAAACAATATTAGTTTCACAACCAGAACCTAAAGTAGAAAATTCTCCTTATTTTGAGCTTCAAAATAAATTGAAAGTTAAAATTGACTTCCGCCCTTTTATTCACGTAGAAGGAGTTTCTGCCAAAGAAGTTCGCGCCCAAAAAATTGATTTAAACAACTTCACTGCTATTATATTAACAAGTCGCAATTCAGTTGACCACTTTTTTAGAGTGGCGGAAGAAATGCGTTATAAAATACCTGAAGATTTAAAATATTTTTGCCAATCTGAAGCAGTAGCTTTCTATTTACAACGGTATGTAGTATATAGAAAAAGAAAAATATATGTTGGCCAGAAAGATTTTGTTGACATGTCAACTTTGATAAAAAAGTATAAAGATGAAAAATTCTTATTACCTTCTTCAGACCAATTAAACGCTGACATTCCTCAAACACTTGACGGATTAAAAGTAGATTGGACGCAAGGAACATTTTACAAAACCGTAATGAGTGATTTAACGGATTTAAAAGATGTATATTACGATATTTTAGCGTTTTTTAGCCCTACAGGGATTAAATCCTTGTTTAAAAACTTCCCTAATTTTCAACAAAACAATACGCGTATTGCAGTTTTTGGAAGTACCACTCAAAAAGAAGCTTTAGAACATGGTTTACGAATAGATATTATGGCACCTAGCCCAGGAACTCCCTCTATGACTGGAGCTTTAGAAAAATACGTAGCAGAAGCTAACAAAGGAAAATAAAAACCAATTTTTTATTTTGGTTTTATTAGTTAACGATTAAAATAAAGATTGCAGTTTAAAAATGCAATCTTTATTTTAATCGTTAACTAAACTACTTTTATTTAAAAAGATATTTCATTCCAAATAAAACATTTCCTTTTGGCATGGGTACCATACCGGCTTCAACATATTCAGTATTGAAAATATTTTGAATTAACATATTAATTTCAATATTTTTAGTTCTGAATGTTGTATTCAAATCATAAACATTATAAGAAATTCTTGAGGTTCTCTCAGCATATCGGTATGAAATATTTTGACTAAATCCTTTAAACAACTTGATGTCATAATTAAAAACAACTTGATGGCGCAAAGAATTTATGCCGTTTTTTGAAATTAAATCCGTGTTGATATTGTCATCAATATAAGTATAACCTAAGTTCAGCTGATTTTTAATTTTACCTAATGAAAAATTATACTTCAACGAAGATTCGAAACCTTTTGTTTCAACATCAATATTAACAGGTCTCCATAAATCATCAGGAGTTGCTCTTCTGTAATCAATGAAATTTTCTGTGTTTCTATTAAAAAACGCCACATTAAAATCAACTTTATTTGCATGATATTTGAATCCTAATTCTTGAGCAAAGGCTCTTTCTGCTTCTAAATTTGGATTCCCTTGAGTTTCTAAATCACTATAATTTAAATCGGTATAAGTAGGAACTCTATATGTATATCCAACGTTACTGTAAAGTCGAATTCTATCCGATAATTTCACTCCTAAATCAATACCTGGAAAAGCTCTGTTATCAAAATCTGAGAAATACGAAACTGCAACACCTGGAGTAATATCTACTATTTTATCAAACAATTCAAAACGATGTTCTAAGAATAAAGTGGCAATTTCTCTTTCGGCATCTCCTAAGTTATTACTTTGAATCATATATTTTGAAAATTCAAGACCAAAACCAGTGATACCTATTTTAGATTCGTAAGAACCATTAAATTCTCCAGCAATTTTATTTGTGATATGTAAATTTCTGTAAACTGAAGGATTTGTTCTTATGAAAATATATTCGTCTTGGTTTCTTCTCCAATAAACTCTTGGTTTAAAAGTAAAATTCCCCCTTTTTACTTCTGTCGAAAGTCCAATCAAACTTGCTTGCGTAACTTCATATGGAAGTGCAAAATCCTTAGTAACACCATAAAAATTTTGAGCTCCAAATTTTCTCTCAGAAAAAGCTGAAATTAAATTAATAGGTAGTTTAGATTTATTGAATTTACTTCTCAATACATAATTTGTATTATCAAAATCAGTGTTTTTTCTATAACCATCTGAAGACTGCTTAGAAAAGTGAACCACATGATTACTGTCTTCTAAGTTAACAGTACCTGTAACTTCAGCAATAAATTGACCAAATGAACCTCCTTGAATCTTAGCAATGATTGAGTTCTCCAAATTATCGTTAGTTACGATATTAATGGCACCCGTAAAAGCATTTTGTCCAAAAATACGGGCTGCTGGACCTTTTATCACTTCAATCCTTTTGATCACTTCAATAGGTAATGCCAAATTCATGGTATGATGACCTGTTTGTGGATCGTCAACTTTAATGCCATCAATTAAAAGTAACGTTTGATCAAAACCACCACCTCTGATGTATAAATCGGCCTGCATTCCATTTACACCTTGTCGTCTAACATCAACCCCTGCGAGCTGTTGCAATGCATCGGCTACATTTGTAATTCCAAGTTTTTTTATATCTTCTGCAGTAACAATTTGAATGGTTCTTGAATTTTCTTTAAAAGGTAAATCAATTCGAGAAGAAGTAACCACAACTTCTTTTAGCGAATCGGTTTTCAATTCTGTTTCTTGTGCGTTTCCAAGTATAGAACCAAAAAGCATAACAGATAAAAAGTATTTATTTTTCATTTGAAGTTTATTTTAAAACGGTGCAAAAGTCGTAACTTTCCGGACGATTAATATAGTCCAGTTTTAAAATGAAAGATAGTCCGGTAAATTCATTGCTTAAAGAATTTATTCAATTTGAAAAACGCAGCAGCACTTCGGTTTACATCCAAATATCTCAGCAAATAATAAATGCTATACAACGCGGCTATTTAACTTCTGGAACTGCTTTACCTGGTACAAGGATTTTTGGCCAACTACTACAAATTCATAGAAACACAGCCGTTGCAGTTTATGAAGAATTAGCAGCGCAAGGTTGGGTTGAAATAATCGCCAATAAAGGAACTTTTATTTTAGTACCGGAACAAAAAACCGCCTCCATTAAAGCATCTTCAAACCAAATTGACGCAATCAATACCTATTCTAAAACAACTGGATTTCCGTTTCAAACCTCATTTCATTTGTCATCAACTCAAGAAATGTCGGAGGCAAAATTTAATATAAATGATGGTCAGCCTGATTTAAGACTACATCCCATTCATGAGTTTTCAAAATGGTTTAGTGCTTCCATGAAACGCAAAACATTGCTTTCAAAATGGAGTCAAACATCTAAAATTAAAAATTCAGTCTTTGAAAATCAGTTGTGTAATTATTTAAATGCAACTCGTGGTTTTTATATTCAACCTACTAATTTAATTAGCACCCGAAGTACAGAAATGAGTTTATATATTATTTCTCAACTATTAATTCGGAAGAAAGATTTAGTTTTAGTAGGACACTTAAGCAATTATGCTGCGAATATGATTTTTCAAGAATCTGGAGCATCTATTCAAACTATTCCGGTAGATGAATATGGCTTAGATATTGATTACATAAGAACTCATTATACAAAAGGAACTATTCGATGTGTTTACATTTGTACAAATCGAGATTATCCAACTACGGCATCATTATCTGTAGAACGTCGTTTAAAATTATTAGAACTTGCTAAACTTTATCAATTTGCGATAATTGAAGATGATTATGATTATGATTTTCAATTTGAAGGTTCGGCTATGCTCCCCATGGCAAGTTCAGATGCAAATGGTTTGGTCATTTATCTAGGTAAATTAGGTCAATCTTTATTCCCAAGTTTTCAAGTTGGATTTGTTGTAGCGCAAGAAAATTTGATAGTAGAAGCAAAAAATTACTTGCAAATGTTAGATCGCCAAGGTGATTTAATTCAAGAACAAATGCTTTCTGAATTAATTTCGGAAGGAGAAATTCATCGTTTACTAAAAAAGAATGTTGTAATCTATAAGCAAAGACGAGATTATACATGTGAATGTTTCAAACGTCATTTTAAAGAAACTGTCCGATTTAAAAAGCCAACGGGAGGATTAGCCATTTGGGTTGAATTTCAACCATCAATATCAT
Proteins encoded in this region:
- a CDS encoding dihydroorotase, with amino-acid sequence MSANTYLIRNAKIVNEGVVFDGDILIENEFIKEIAEKISVKSSDCVIIDAEGSYVIPGAIDDQVHFREPGLTHKGTIESESKAAVAGGITSFIEQPNTVPNAVTQELLEDKYQIAAKTSYANYSFMMGGTNDNLEEILKTNPRNVAGLKLFLGSSTGDMLVDSSASLEKIFTSTKLLIAVHSEDETIVKNNLAKFKEVFGEDIPVDKHPEIRSVEACYVSTERIIALAKKTGARLHVFHISTAKELDLFTNKIPLEQKQITAEVCIHHLWFTDADYEIKGSLIKWNPAVKSQADKDALWKALLDDRIDVIATDHAPHTLEEKSNPYLTCPSGGPLVQHAVVAMFEAHHQGKISVEKIVEKMCHNPAKIFQIEKRGFIREGYYADIAIVNAYLPWNVKKENIIAKCGWSPFEGYNFKSRVTHTFVNGKLVYQNGKVKDTKVGQRLLFERNL
- a CDS encoding polyprenol monophosphomannose synthase, with protein sequence MAQGIVIIPTFNEIENIEAIIKAVFALKTPFDVLIVDDNSPDGTAAKVKEMQQKFPSQLHLKIRMKKSGLGTAYVAGFKWALSHEYDYIFEMDADFSHNPNDLEKLLAACENGADVAIGSRYSNGVNVVNWPLSRVLLSYFASVYVRMITGMKIADATAGFKCYRRTVLEKINLDKIKFVGYAFQIEMKYRAFVNKFIIVEVPIIFTDRTKGQSKMSGGIIREAVVGVIMLRLRKIFNRL
- a CDS encoding DUF4271 domain-containing protein yields the protein MLAIQLHDRIIESKDWATILFMVCLAIIAVNKTISSVRFNEFVRLAYSDKYTKIYRDSSNLMSGFTISMFVLQLISFSFFTLLVLNQFNKAEKTDLIVYIQILTFLSVFILSKYLIEKIISTAFKIEEFSEQFNLLKVNYRAYFGFILLPVNIILYYNSLNSNWFFWALLITLISINIITYLVVLKLYQNLLLRKIFYFILYLCTLEIAPYYFIYNWFTKN
- a CDS encoding uroporphyrinogen-III synthase, translated to MKVKTILVSQPEPKVENSPYFELQNKLKVKIDFRPFIHVEGVSAKEVRAQKIDLNNFTAIILTSRNSVDHFFRVAEEMRYKIPEDLKYFCQSEAVAFYLQRYVVYRKRKIYVGQKDFVDMSTLIKKYKDEKFLLPSSDQLNADIPQTLDGLKVDWTQGTFYKTVMSDLTDLKDVYYDILAFFSPTGIKSLFKNFPNFQQNNTRIAVFGSTTQKEALEHGLRIDIMAPSPGTPSMTGALEKYVAEANKGK
- a CDS encoding TonB-dependent receptor plug domain-containing protein, encoding MKNKYFLSVMLFGSILGNAQETELKTDSLKEVVVTSSRIDLPFKENSRTIQIVTAEDIKKLGITNVADALQQLAGVDVRRQGVNGMQADLYIRGGGFDQTLLLIDGIKVDDPQTGHHTMNLALPIEVIKRIEVIKGPAARIFGQNAFTGAINIVTNDNLENSIIAKIQGGSFGQFIAEVTGTVNLEDSNHVVHFSKQSSDGYRKNTDFDNTNYVLRSKFNKSKLPINLISAFSERKFGAQNFYGVTKDFALPYEVTQASLIGLSTEVKRGNFTFKPRVYWRRNQDEYIFIRTNPSVYRNLHITNKIAGEFNGSYESKIGITGFGLEFSKYMIQSNNLGDAEREIATLFLEHRFELFDKIVDITPGVAVSYFSDFDNRAFPGIDLGVKLSDRIRLYSNVGYTYRVPTYTDLNYSDLETQGNPNLEAERAFAQELGFKYHANKVDFNVAFFNRNTENFIDYRRATPDDLWRPVNIDVETKGFESSLKYNFSLGKIKNQLNLGYTYIDDNINTDLISKNGINSLRHQVVFNYDIKLFKGFSQNISYRYAERTSRISYNVYDLNTTFRTKNIEINMLIQNIFNTEYVEAGMVPMPKGNVLFGMKYLFK